The Clostridia bacterium genome includes a window with the following:
- a CDS encoding DUF4173 domain-containing protein codes for MNGHFSSDSKAPFTDDTSQAAVVEAPMGFKLKEPFEADRKDSILALFTFVLGFFFARWVMFSWQGWGVTVFTISYCFAVTIYLIKKGVSIPRSGYFWLTAVVLTGISYSLYANNGLEPWRSLFLFCAAVYFVMCATDRLILGSTSNWLFLDGINGMFIIPFKNFGCQYKSLSSPQYIKRNAGRQILSIALGLLLALLVAGMVLPLLMRADSGGFSRIAKGIYEYYQWVQNQFEDLILHGILAVPIAAYLFGLVAGCAHSRGCRTFKKEGTQHAVESLRLLASATVYIVLGLMCCLYLVFICSQLPYFFSAFLGQRPEGWQIYSEYARSGFFELCQIAAINLSLLTLANLFCKKPQRENYILRILNCLLSILTLVLIATAFSKMALYIGAYGLSIRRLLPCLFMVFLAVVCGGVIALQKWQFSIVRLSAFVGAMMLCTLCLLNPDGFVARYNGDRYLSGTLDSFDVQILYQSGPAGVDPALKVYAQTVDEELKAELKAYICDQQQESLKALGHSQDSLQNMLVRQKTSEFAVHN; via the coding sequence ATGAACGGGCATTTTTCCAGTGATAGCAAAGCACCATTTACTGATGACACATCTCAGGCTGCTGTAGTGGAAGCACCCATGGGTTTTAAGCTCAAAGAACCCTTTGAAGCGGACCGGAAGGACAGCATTCTTGCGCTTTTTACCTTTGTCCTGGGGTTCTTCTTCGCCCGGTGGGTAATGTTTTCATGGCAGGGTTGGGGTGTTACGGTGTTCACCATTAGCTATTGCTTTGCAGTTACTATATATCTTATAAAAAAAGGGGTAAGCATTCCGCGTTCAGGATACTTTTGGCTTACAGCGGTTGTACTGACCGGAATCAGCTATTCTCTTTATGCAAACAATGGTTTAGAGCCATGGCGCAGTTTGTTTTTGTTCTGCGCAGCCGTTTATTTTGTAATGTGCGCCACAGACCGGCTAATACTGGGCAGTACCAGTAATTGGCTTTTCCTGGACGGCATTAACGGCATGTTTATTATTCCGTTTAAAAACTTCGGCTGCCAGTATAAAAGTCTTTCTTCACCCCAATATATAAAAAGAAACGCGGGAAGGCAGATTTTGTCCATTGCACTCGGCCTACTGCTTGCGTTATTGGTCGCAGGTATGGTTTTACCATTACTGATGCGAGCGGACAGCGGAGGTTTCTCCAGAATCGCAAAGGGAATCTATGAATACTACCAATGGGTGCAAAATCAGTTTGAGGATCTTATACTTCACGGTATTCTTGCGGTTCCAATCGCAGCTTATCTATTTGGGCTTGTGGCAGGCTGCGCCCACAGCAGAGGCTGCCGGACATTCAAAAAGGAGGGCACTCAGCATGCGGTCGAATCCTTGCGGTTACTCGCATCGGCTACTGTTTATATTGTACTCGGTTTAATGTGCTGTCTATATTTAGTATTCATATGCAGCCAGCTGCCCTATTTTTTCTCGGCATTCCTTGGACAGAGACCGGAGGGATGGCAGATTTATTCCGAATATGCCCGCAGCGGATTTTTTGAGCTGTGCCAAATTGCGGCTATCAATCTATCCTTATTGACATTAGCAAATCTTTTTTGCAAAAAGCCTCAGAGAGAAAATTACATTTTGAGAATACTCAATTGTCTGCTTTCTATACTGACTTTAGTACTTATCGCTACCGCATTCAGCAAAATGGCACTGTATATCGGGGCATATGGGCTTTCCATCCGCCGACTGCTGCCATGCTTGTTCATGGTTTTTCTCGCTGTTGTTTGCGGCGGTGTGATTGCATTACAGAAATGGCAATTCTCAATTGTTCGGCTTTCGGCTTTTGTAGGCGCTATGATGCTCTGCACACTTTGTTTGCTTAATCCGGACGGCTTTGTTGCCCGCTACAATGGGGACCGTTATCTTTCGGGAACACTGGACAGCTTTGATGTACAGATATTATATCAATCAGGCCCGGCAGGAGTTGACCCTGCATTAAAAGTTTATGCACAGACGGTCGACGAGGAACTAAAAGCGGAGCTTAAAGCCTATATATGTGATCAACAGCAAGAGAGCTTAAAGGCATTGGGGCACTCGCAGGACAGTTTGCAGAACATGCTTGTCCGTCAAAAGACTTCGGAGTTTGCAGTGCATAACTAG
- a CDS encoding helix-turn-helix transcriptional regulator, which yields MPIVVNLDVMMAKRKMSSGELSEKIGISQANLSILKTGKAKAIRFSTLEAICKALECQPGDILEFNE from the coding sequence ATGCCAATTGTAGTGAATTTGGATGTGATGATGGCAAAGAGAAAGATGTCGTCTGGCGAACTGTCTGAAAAAATCGGTATCAGTCAGGCGAATCTCTCCATACTTAAAACCGGAAAGGCTAAAGCAATACGTTTCTCCACATTGGAGGCAATCTGTAAGGCGCTTGAATGCCAGCCCGGTGACATTCTGGAATTCAATGAATAA
- a CDS encoding DUF2975 domain-containing protein encodes MWNGKKSISLSKFCVLIFTVMLIGTALSAPWLVRRFLDFSRADLVGTEAFFLSTIYSGSVPAAVLLFCLYRLLHHIEIEQVFITENVEYLRRISWSCFAGAIICFVSIPYYFPWIFVAVAAAFMGLIVRVVKNVIAQAVELKNETEFTV; translated from the coding sequence CGTTCTAATTTTCACGGTTATGTTAATCGGCACCGCTTTATCAGCACCATGGCTTGTGCGGCGGTTTCTAGATTTTTCACGGGCTGATTTAGTTGGGACGGAAGCTTTCTTCCTATCAACCATTTATTCAGGAAGTGTTCCGGCAGCGGTACTGCTTTTCTGCCTTTACCGTTTACTCCATCACATTGAGATTGAGCAGGTATTTATTACAGAGAATGTGGAGTATTTAAGACGGATTTCCTGGAGCTGTTTTGCAGGAGCAATTATCTGCTTTGTTTCAATACCATATTATTTCCCTTGGATATTTGTGGCGGTAGCTGCTGCATTCATGGGGCTGATTGTGCGGGTTGTCAAAAATGTTATTGCTCAAGCAGTGGAACTAAAAAATGAGACGGAATTCACGGTATAA